In one Nocardioides sp. NBC_00368 genomic region, the following are encoded:
- a CDS encoding cytochrome ubiquinol oxidase subunit I, with protein MIAEALAFAAEEPAGLLPARQQMAFSLGWHIILACFGVAFPSMIFVVHLLGLRGNEVALVLAKRWAKVSAVLFAIGAVSGTVLSFEMGLLWPGLMGKFGDVLGLPFAFEGLSFFTEAIFLGLYLYGWGRISPRLHLLCLVPMAAAGIFGTFCVISVNAWMNMPTGFRIDADGDVVDVEPWKAMFNEGALLQFLHMWLAAFMVAGFVVAAVYAAGVLRGRRDRHHRLGFTVPFAFASVAAVLQPVVGHVLGIRLGETQPAKLAAFELAATTEQPAPLRLGGLMIDGEPRFYIEIPNWGSFIARGSFDLPVRGLDTFPASDIPPVNITHLAFQTMIGIGSLMMLAAIVYWLLRWRGRDLLESRWFCRFAVVAGPLAVIALEAGWVATEVGRQPWVVYDVMRTIDAAGDNPGLWWVFGTMVVVYTLLTIGAVLVLRSMARRWREGGEDLPSPYGPAAISADSRS; from the coding sequence GTGATCGCCGAAGCGCTTGCCTTCGCCGCCGAGGAGCCCGCAGGGCTCCTACCGGCGCGACAGCAGATGGCCTTCTCGCTCGGATGGCACATCATCCTGGCCTGCTTCGGCGTCGCCTTCCCGAGCATGATCTTCGTCGTCCACCTCCTCGGCCTTCGTGGCAACGAGGTGGCGCTCGTCCTGGCGAAACGGTGGGCGAAGGTCTCCGCGGTGCTCTTCGCGATCGGCGCCGTCTCGGGCACGGTGCTCAGTTTCGAGATGGGGCTGCTCTGGCCAGGACTGATGGGCAAGTTCGGCGATGTCCTCGGGCTGCCGTTCGCGTTCGAGGGGCTCTCGTTCTTCACCGAAGCGATCTTCCTGGGCCTGTATCTCTACGGCTGGGGACGGATCTCGCCCCGCCTGCACCTGCTCTGCCTGGTGCCGATGGCGGCCGCCGGGATCTTCGGCACCTTCTGCGTGATCTCCGTCAACGCCTGGATGAACATGCCCACCGGCTTCCGCATCGACGCCGACGGAGACGTGGTCGACGTCGAACCCTGGAAGGCGATGTTCAACGAGGGCGCACTGCTGCAGTTCCTGCACATGTGGCTGGCAGCCTTCATGGTGGCGGGGTTCGTGGTCGCTGCGGTCTACGCCGCCGGCGTCCTCCGCGGCCGGCGCGACCGCCATCACCGGCTCGGCTTCACGGTGCCGTTCGCCTTCGCCTCGGTCGCGGCCGTTCTCCAGCCTGTCGTCGGCCACGTCCTCGGCATCCGGCTCGGCGAGACACAGCCGGCGAAGCTGGCTGCCTTCGAGCTCGCCGCCACCACCGAGCAACCGGCGCCGCTGCGCCTGGGTGGCCTGATGATCGACGGCGAGCCGCGCTTCTACATCGAGATCCCCAACTGGGGGTCCTTCATCGCCCGCGGCAGCTTCGATCTGCCGGTGCGCGGACTCGACACCTTCCCGGCCTCCGACATCCCGCCGGTCAACATCACCCATCTCGCGTTCCAGACGATGATCGGCATCGGGAGCCTGATGATGCTGGCCGCCATCGTCTACTGGCTGCTTCGCTGGCGTGGCCGGGACCTGTTGGAGAGCCGCTGGTTCTGCCGGTTCGCGGTCGTCGCCGGACCGCTTGCCGTCATCGCGCTCGAGGCAGGCTGGGTCGCCACCGAGGTCGGCCGCCAGCCGTGGGTCGTCTACGACGTCATGCGCACCATAGACGCGGCCGGGGACAACCCCGGCCTGTGGTGGGTCTTCGGCACGATGGTGGTCGTCTACACGCTCCTGACGATCGGCGCCGTCCTGGTGCTCCGCTCGATGGCGCGGCGATGGCGCGAGGGCGGCGAGGACCTTCCCAGCCCGTACGGTCCGGCTGCGATCTCTGCGGACAGCCGGTCATGA
- the icmF gene encoding fused isobutyryl-CoA mutase/GTPase IcmF produces MSDLHIPQHHVRIVTASSLFDGHDAAINIMRRIFQSQGCEVIHLGHNRSVTEIADAAVQEDAHCVAVSSYQGGHVEFFEYLVSALKDRGAGHIKVVGGGGGVIVPYEIERLANSGVKIFSPEDGQRLGLPGMINSVVRDIDHDLWPTFKFAAQDVLAGCPLSLARSITAAEQGRLPAEIADPLRQADQAIVLGITGTGGSGKSSLTDELVRRLRTDQEDKIRIGVLAIDPTRRRGGGALLGDRIRMNSLAAITDGGSTTFYRSLATRGGHEVPEHFADVLAVMKSAVDLVIVETPGIGQGDTGISDFVDVSLYVMTPEFGAASQLEKIDMLDFADVVAINKFERRGAEDALRDVSRQLVRNREAFTSSPDDMPVFGTSAAAFDDDGVTALYQHIKGLLGEAGLALSEGTLPRVSTRHSTGLHPIIPEKRVRYLAEIAGDVRDYHARTVELIAAARKEQAYEIVSADHPELEVPASELPEDLRTQLDSWQETKETYAADDSGRTSLAGNYIPRVATPGYTDRGELTRFLRNENLPGFFPFTAGVFPYKRANEDPARMFAGEGDPFRTNRRFKLLSEGQPATRLSTAFDSVTLYGRDPDVRPDIYGKVGTSGVSVATLDDMKALYDGFDLLAPTTSVSMTINGPAPTILAFFLNTVIDQARERGIDPAKALQTVRGTVQADILKEDQGQNTCLFSTEFSLRCMADIQEWFIENGVRNFYSVSISGYHIAEAGANPISQLAFTLANGFTYVESYLARGMNIDDFAPNLSFFFSNGMDPEYSVIGRVARRIWAIAMRERYGASERSQKLKYHIQTSGRSLHAQEMDFNDIRTTLQALIAIYDNAQSLHTNAFDEAVTTPSEESVRRALAIQLIINREWGLAFNENPLQGSFIIDELTDLVEEAVLKEFDRISERGGVLGAMETGYQRGKIQDESMLYEHRKHDGTLPIVGVNTFVRDTNGTPAGPVELARATETEKKSQLDRVHAFQAAHSREAEEAITRLKQAATSDENIFAALMDAARVCSLGQVTEAFFEVGGQYRRNV; encoded by the coding sequence ATGTCCGACCTCCACATCCCCCAGCACCACGTGCGGATCGTGACCGCGAGCAGCCTCTTCGACGGTCACGACGCCGCGATCAACATCATGCGCCGGATCTTCCAGTCGCAGGGGTGCGAGGTGATCCACCTCGGTCACAACCGCTCGGTGACCGAGATCGCCGACGCCGCTGTCCAGGAGGACGCCCACTGTGTCGCGGTCTCCTCCTACCAGGGCGGCCACGTGGAGTTCTTCGAGTACCTGGTCAGCGCGCTCAAGGACCGCGGGGCCGGCCACATCAAGGTCGTGGGTGGTGGCGGCGGCGTCATCGTTCCCTACGAGATCGAGCGGCTGGCCAACTCCGGCGTCAAGATCTTCTCCCCCGAGGACGGCCAACGGCTGGGCCTGCCGGGGATGATCAACTCGGTCGTCCGCGACATCGACCACGACCTGTGGCCGACCTTCAAGTTCGCCGCCCAGGACGTGCTGGCCGGCTGCCCGCTCTCGCTGGCGCGGTCCATCACCGCGGCCGAGCAGGGACGGCTGCCTGCCGAGATCGCCGATCCCCTGCGTCAGGCCGACCAGGCGATCGTTCTCGGCATCACCGGCACGGGCGGCTCCGGCAAGTCCTCGCTCACCGACGAGCTGGTCCGGCGTCTGCGCACCGACCAGGAGGACAAGATCCGCATCGGCGTGCTCGCCATCGACCCGACCCGCCGCCGCGGTGGCGGTGCGCTGCTCGGCGACCGGATCCGGATGAACTCGCTGGCCGCGATCACCGACGGCGGTTCGACGACGTTCTACCGGTCCCTGGCCACCCGCGGCGGTCACGAGGTGCCCGAGCACTTCGCCGACGTGCTCGCGGTGATGAAGTCCGCCGTCGACCTGGTCATCGTCGAGACGCCCGGCATCGGCCAGGGCGACACCGGGATCAGCGACTTCGTCGACGTCTCTCTCTACGTGATGACGCCCGAGTTCGGCGCCGCCTCGCAGCTGGAGAAGATCGACATGCTCGACTTCGCCGACGTCGTGGCGATCAACAAGTTCGAGCGGCGGGGGGCCGAGGACGCGCTGCGCGACGTGTCCCGCCAGCTCGTCCGCAACCGCGAGGCGTTCACCTCCTCCCCCGACGACATGCCGGTCTTCGGCACCTCGGCCGCCGCCTTCGACGACGACGGCGTCACCGCGCTCTACCAGCACATCAAGGGCCTTCTCGGCGAGGCCGGCCTCGCGCTGAGCGAGGGCACGCTCCCCCGCGTCTCGACCCGCCACTCGACGGGTCTGCACCCGATCATCCCCGAGAAGCGGGTGCGCTACCTGGCCGAGATCGCCGGCGACGTACGCGACTACCACGCGCGCACCGTCGAGCTGATCGCCGCGGCGCGCAAGGAGCAGGCCTACGAGATCGTGTCGGCGGACCACCCCGAGCTCGAGGTCCCCGCCTCCGAGCTCCCCGAGGACCTGCGCACGCAGCTGGACTCGTGGCAGGAGACGAAGGAGACGTACGCCGCCGATGACAGCGGCCGGACCTCGCTGGCCGGCAACTACATCCCGCGGGTGGCGACCCCGGGCTACACCGACCGCGGTGAGTTGACCCGGTTCCTGCGCAACGAGAACCTCCCCGGGTTCTTCCCGTTCACCGCGGGCGTCTTCCCCTACAAGCGGGCCAACGAGGACCCGGCGCGGATGTTCGCCGGTGAGGGCGACCCGTTCCGCACCAACCGCCGCTTCAAGCTCCTCTCCGAGGGCCAGCCCGCCACCCGGCTCTCGACCGCGTTCGACTCCGTCACCCTCTACGGCCGCGACCCCGACGTACGCCCCGACATCTACGGCAAGGTCGGCACCTCCGGCGTCTCGGTGGCAACGCTGGACGACATGAAGGCGCTCTACGACGGCTTCGACCTGCTCGCCCCGACGACCTCGGTCTCGATGACGATCAACGGTCCGGCGCCGACGATCCTGGCGTTCTTCCTCAACACCGTGATCGACCAGGCGCGCGAGCGCGGGATCGACCCGGCCAAGGCGCTGCAGACGGTCCGCGGCACGGTCCAGGCCGACATCCTCAAGGAGGACCAGGGACAGAACACCTGCCTGTTCTCCACGGAGTTCTCGCTGCGCTGCATGGCCGACATCCAGGAATGGTTCATCGAGAACGGGGTGCGCAACTTCTACTCCGTCTCGATCTCGGGCTATCACATCGCCGAAGCCGGCGCGAACCCCATCTCCCAGCTCGCCTTCACCCTGGCCAACGGCTTCACCTACGTCGAGTCCTACCTCGCCCGCGGCATGAACATCGACGACTTCGCGCCCAACCTGTCCTTCTTCTTCTCCAACGGGATGGACCCGGAGTACTCCGTCATCGGCCGCGTCGCCCGACGGATCTGGGCCATCGCGATGCGGGAGCGCTACGGCGCCTCGGAGCGCTCGCAGAAGCTGAAGTACCACATCCAGACCTCGGGCCGGTCCCTGCACGCGCAGGAGATGGACTTCAACGACATCCGCACCACGCTGCAGGCCCTCATCGCGATCTACGACAACGCCCAGTCGCTGCACACCAACGCCTTCGACGAAGCCGTCACCACCCCGTCGGAGGAGTCGGTGCGGCGCGCCCTGGCGATCCAGCTGATCATCAACCGCGAATGGGGCCTGGCGTTCAACGAGAACCCGCTCCAAGGCTCCTTCATCATCGACGAGCTCACCGACCTCGTCGAAGAAGCCGTCCTGAAGGAGTTCGACCGGATCTCCGAACGCGGCGGCGTCCTCGGCGCCATGGAGACCGGCTACCAGCGCGGCAAGATCCAAGACGAGTCCATGCTCTACGAGCACCGCAAGCACGACGGCACCCTGCCCATCGTCGGCGTCAACACCTTCGTCCGCGACACCAACGGCACCCCCGCCGGCCCCGTCGAGCTCGCCCGCGCCACCGAGACCGAGAAGAAGTCCCAGCTCGACCGCGTCCACGCCTTCCAAGCCGCCCACTCTCGCGAGGCCGAAGAGGCGATCACCCGCCTCAAACAAGCCGCCACCTCCGACGAGAACATCTTCGCCGCCCTCATGGACGCCGCCCGCGTCTGCTCCCTCGGACAGGTCACCGAGGCCTTCTTCGAGGTCGGGGGCCAGTATCGGCGGAACGTCTGA
- a CDS encoding SulP family inorganic anion transporter — MPSVSLAQLRDRVVALLPGREDWEAVTRDPRRDLLAGLTVAVVALPLALAFGVSSGMGASAGIVTAVVAGIVAAVFGGSNLQVSGPTGAMTVVLVPIIHDFGRDGVLMVGLLAGIMLLIAAGLGLGKLVRYLPIPVIEGFTVGIAVVIGLQQVPAMFGIDGGEFEHTWQVALDVVRRWLGQPQWAPVVMTLLVATFILVAQRWRPAVPWSLVAIVLATVGGLWLPVAGIGELPPGLPAPSAGFVSMSGLTALVPAAAAVAALSALESLLCATVADSMTVDESHDPDRELVGQGLANLAVPFFGGVPATAAIARTAVNVRAGARSKLAAVTHAVVLLVIVSALAGLVAHIPLAALAGVLLATCVRMIEVASVLALLRSTRGDAAVLVLTFVVTVAFDLVDAVIAGLLVSILYALRQVARSAVVERVEPFGPAHGTHSEEEHELLKKHIVVYRFDGPLFFAAAHRFLLELSEVSDVRVVVLRMSRVTTIDATGAKVLDEVVSRLERRGKVVMISGISPEHAEVLARLGVADHLRRDNRIHSTTPEAISRALELVAEHAAT, encoded by the coding sequence GTGTCGCTCGCGCAGCTGAGGGATCGTGTCGTCGCCCTGTTGCCGGGCCGCGAAGACTGGGAGGCCGTCACGCGGGACCCGAGGAGAGACCTGCTCGCCGGGCTCACGGTCGCCGTCGTGGCGCTGCCGCTGGCGCTCGCGTTCGGGGTGTCCTCCGGGATGGGAGCGTCGGCAGGGATCGTGACGGCCGTGGTCGCCGGCATCGTCGCTGCGGTGTTCGGCGGCTCGAACCTGCAGGTCTCCGGGCCGACCGGGGCGATGACGGTCGTGCTGGTGCCGATCATCCACGACTTCGGCCGCGACGGGGTGCTGATGGTCGGGCTGCTGGCAGGGATCATGCTGCTGATCGCCGCCGGACTCGGTCTCGGGAAGCTGGTGCGCTACCTGCCGATCCCCGTGATCGAGGGATTCACCGTTGGTATCGCCGTGGTGATCGGCCTGCAGCAGGTGCCGGCGATGTTCGGGATCGACGGCGGCGAGTTCGAGCACACCTGGCAGGTCGCTCTCGACGTGGTCCGCCGCTGGCTCGGGCAGCCACAGTGGGCGCCGGTGGTGATGACGCTGCTGGTGGCGACGTTCATCCTGGTCGCGCAGCGGTGGCGGCCGGCGGTTCCGTGGTCGCTGGTCGCGATCGTGCTGGCCACCGTCGGCGGGTTGTGGCTACCCGTCGCCGGGATCGGCGAGCTGCCGCCCGGCCTGCCTGCGCCGAGCGCCGGATTCGTCTCGATGTCCGGGCTGACCGCACTGGTCCCGGCGGCCGCGGCGGTTGCCGCTCTTTCTGCACTGGAGAGCCTGCTGTGCGCGACCGTGGCGGACTCGATGACCGTGGACGAGTCCCACGACCCCGACCGCGAGCTCGTCGGCCAGGGGCTGGCGAACCTCGCGGTGCCGTTCTTCGGCGGCGTGCCCGCGACGGCGGCGATCGCACGCACCGCCGTGAACGTGCGCGCCGGGGCGCGCTCCAAGCTGGCCGCGGTCACCCATGCGGTGGTCCTGCTGGTGATCGTGAGCGCGTTGGCCGGTCTTGTCGCCCATATCCCGCTCGCGGCGCTCGCCGGCGTGCTGTTGGCCACCTGCGTACGCATGATCGAGGTCGCCTCCGTCCTCGCGCTGCTGCGCTCGACCCGTGGCGACGCGGCCGTCCTCGTGCTCACCTTCGTGGTGACGGTCGCCTTCGATCTCGTCGATGCGGTGATCGCGGGCCTCCTGGTCTCGATCCTGTACGCACTGCGGCAGGTCGCGCGGAGCGCGGTCGTCGAGCGGGTCGAGCCGTTCGGACCCGCTCACGGAACCCACTCCGAGGAGGAGCACGAGCTGCTGAAGAAGCACATCGTCGTGTACCGCTTCGACGGACCACTCTTCTTCGCCGCCGCCCACCGCTTCCTGCTCGAGCTCTCCGAGGTCTCCGATGTCCGGGTCGTGGTGCTGAGGATGTCCCGGGTGACCACGATCGACGCGACCGGCGCAAAGGTCCTGGACGAGGTCGTCTCCCGTCTCGAGCGACGGGGCAAGGTCGTCATGATCTCGGGCATCTCGCCAGAGCACGCCGAGGTCCTGGCTCGCCTCGGGGTCGCCGACCACCTGCGCCGCGACAACCGCATCCACAGCACGACCCCGGAGGCCATCTCACGCGCGTTGGAACTGGTCGCCGAGCACGCCGCGACCTGA
- a CDS encoding helical backbone metal receptor, translated as MRDDLGTPYDGPHPATRVVSLVPSLTEALASVAADRLVGATDWCTHPAGLDVPRVRGTKNPDLAAITALAPDVVVANKEENRELDVRRLRERGVRVWVTDIETVPQAVASMESLLDGLGWERPDWLAEARRLWCGPLPRVSRRVAVPIWRDPWMVVGSRTFTGDLLRRLGWENVYDPHPDRYPHVDLADIDGAGADAVLLPDEPYVFTAEDGPEAFTRTPTELVSGRLITWYGPSLLEAHRWAAG; from the coding sequence ATGCGCGACGACCTAGGCACCCCGTACGACGGACCGCACCCGGCGACCCGGGTGGTCTCGCTGGTCCCGTCGCTGACCGAGGCACTCGCCTCGGTCGCGGCGGACCGGCTGGTCGGAGCCACCGACTGGTGCACGCACCCGGCGGGCCTGGACGTGCCACGAGTGCGTGGCACAAAGAACCCGGACCTGGCCGCGATCACGGCGCTGGCACCGGACGTCGTGGTCGCCAACAAGGAGGAGAACCGAGAGCTGGACGTACGCCGCCTGCGGGAGCGTGGCGTCCGGGTCTGGGTGACGGACATCGAGACGGTTCCCCAGGCGGTCGCGTCGATGGAGAGCCTCCTCGACGGCCTCGGCTGGGAGCGCCCCGACTGGCTCGCGGAGGCCCGCCGGCTGTGGTGCGGCCCGCTCCCCCGGGTCAGCCGCCGGGTCGCGGTGCCGATCTGGCGCGACCCGTGGATGGTGGTCGGGTCACGGACGTTCACCGGGGACCTGCTGCGGCGGCTGGGCTGGGAGAACGTCTACGATCCCCACCCGGATCGCTATCCGCACGTCGACTTGGCCGACATCGACGGCGCCGGGGCCGATGCCGTGCTGCTCCCCGACGAGCCGTACGTCTTCACGGCCGAGGACGGTCCGGAGGCCTTCACGCGGACGCCGACGGAGCTGGTCAGCGGTCGGCTGATCACCTGGTACGGGCCGAGTCTCCTCGAGGCACATCGGTGGGCAGCCGGCTGA
- a CDS encoding cytochrome d ubiquinol oxidase subunit II has protein sequence MSLEVAVAAALFVGVLAYALFGGADFGSGFFDLTAGGARRGAELRTLVDHSIGPVWEANHVWLIYCLVVWWTAFPESFAAVMTTLIVPLLFALLGIVLRGASFAFRKYSATLSQARTFGAVFAVSSIITPFFLGTVAGAIASGRVPAEGYGDRWSSWVNPTSVFGGIIAVGTCAFLAGVFLCADAVRAGKPALASTLRVRTLGVGLATGSIVFIALIPIQRDAPTLAEGLETQAAPLIVCSFLAGVATLRLLWKSRFAIARLPALIAVATVISGWGIGQYPWLLVDEVRLADAGGADATLQALLVAVAIAGIVVGPPLVLLFRLTQTERWSR, from the coding sequence ATGAGCCTGGAGGTGGCGGTCGCCGCGGCGCTGTTCGTCGGGGTCCTGGCGTACGCCCTGTTCGGCGGAGCCGACTTCGGCTCCGGTTTCTTCGACCTCACCGCTGGTGGGGCGCGGCGGGGCGCGGAGCTTCGAACGCTGGTCGACCACAGCATCGGCCCGGTGTGGGAGGCCAACCACGTCTGGCTGATCTACTGCCTGGTGGTGTGGTGGACAGCGTTCCCCGAGTCGTTCGCAGCGGTGATGACGACGCTGATCGTGCCGTTGCTGTTCGCGCTGCTGGGGATCGTGCTCCGAGGTGCCTCGTTCGCGTTCCGCAAGTACTCCGCGACGCTGTCGCAGGCCCGTACCTTCGGTGCCGTCTTCGCGGTCTCTTCCATCATCACGCCGTTCTTCCTGGGGACCGTCGCGGGTGCGATCGCCTCCGGCAGGGTCCCCGCGGAGGGGTATGGCGACCGCTGGTCGTCGTGGGTGAACCCCACCTCGGTCTTCGGAGGGATCATCGCCGTCGGCACCTGTGCCTTCCTCGCCGGTGTGTTCCTCTGCGCTGACGCCGTACGTGCCGGGAAGCCCGCTCTTGCCTCGACCCTCCGGGTCCGGACCCTCGGGGTGGGTCTGGCCACCGGATCGATCGTCTTCATCGCGCTGATCCCGATCCAGAGGGATGCGCCGACGCTGGCCGAGGGGTTGGAGACCCAGGCCGCACCGCTGATCGTCTGCTCGTTCCTGGCCGGAGTCGCCACCTTGCGGCTGCTCTGGAAGAGCCGCTTCGCGATCGCTCGGCTGCCCGCCCTGATCGCGGTGGCCACCGTGATCTCAGGCTGGGGGATCGGCCAGTATCCGTGGCTCTTGGTCGACGAGGTTCGTCTCGCCGATGCGGGCGGCGCCGATGCGACCTTGCAGGCGCTGCTGGTGGCCGTCGCGATCGCGGGAATCGTGGTCGGACCTCCGCTGGTCCTGCTGTTCCGCCTCACTCAGACCGAGCGGTGGAGCAGGTAA
- a CDS encoding YrdB family protein, with the protein MGRSYDVAVKVFGWFVLTLVFVDELLAMAAFGVWGWQHEPRWLLVWLLPLAAMLVWWSFASPKAPRGGPVIRPVVKVIVFGLASLALLHAGQPGWALALLVFSVVVNGLAQLPAISRLPTDVPRGDSARTR; encoded by the coding sequence GTGGGCCGATCCTACGATGTCGCCGTGAAGGTCTTCGGCTGGTTCGTGCTGACTCTGGTGTTCGTCGACGAGCTGTTGGCAATGGCGGCCTTCGGGGTGTGGGGCTGGCAGCACGAGCCGCGATGGCTGCTGGTCTGGCTGCTGCCGCTGGCGGCGATGCTCGTCTGGTGGTCGTTCGCCTCGCCGAAGGCGCCTCGTGGCGGGCCGGTGATCCGGCCGGTCGTGAAGGTGATCGTCTTCGGGCTCGCCTCGCTGGCGCTGCTCCATGCCGGTCAGCCGGGATGGGCGCTCGCCCTGCTGGTCTTCTCGGTCGTGGTCAACGGCCTGGCTCAGCTGCCGGCGATCAGCCGGCTGCCCACCGATGTGCCTCGAGGAGACTCGGCCCGTACCAGGTGA